One Oryza brachyantha chromosome 3, ObraRS2, whole genome shotgun sequence DNA segment encodes these proteins:
- the LOC102721057 gene encoding noroxomaritidine synthase-like, with translation MSSFSFLELLLSFVCFGFFYYYHAKSKQKNPVIPLQWPLVGMLPALLANCNHLHEWITSLLTASPLNFRFIGPPRSDMRLFVTSDPANIRHVFNTNFSNYPKGREFQEIFDVLGDGIFSADGESWRRQRTKAQLLMSSPRFREFVSRYSRAKVERALLPLLAHFAGTGEACNLQDVFLRLTFDTTTTLVFGVDPGSVAVGLPEVPFARAMDDAMSVLLLRHIIPLSWWKLARRLGIGYERKMPVAWRTMDRFVADTIAKRRAEKAKTGIDASADLLSSYIDDDDEDAGTVDAFLRDTTVNLMLAGRDTTGSALSWFFYLLTKNPLVLRKLLQELDSIKSSTTPDGMVVFDPDEVGRLVYLHAALCDSLRLYPPVPMEHKGPVAADVLPSGDEVLPGDKIVVSLYAMGRMESVWGSDCSEFKPERWISDDGKKLRYVPSYKFMSFNSGPRTCLGKDMAFVQLKTAAAAVMKNFEVEAVPGHVVEPKLSIILHMKNGFMVRVKRRQADR, from the coding sequence ATGTCTTCGTTTTCATTCCTCGAGCTCTTGCTCTCCTTCGTCTGCTTCGGTTTCTTCTACTACTACCACGCCAAGTCGAAGCAGAAGAACCCCGTCATCCCACTGCAATGGCCATTGGTGGGCATGCTGCCGGCGCTCCTCGCCAACTGCAACCACCTCCACGAGTGGATCACCTCCCTCCTCACCGCCTCCCCGTTGAACTTCCGGTTCATCGGACCACCAAGATCAGACATGCGGCTCTTTGTCACCAGCGATCCGGCCAACATCCGCCACGTCTTCAACACCAACTTCTCCAACTACCCCAAGGGGCGGGAGTTCCAGGAGATCTTCGACGTCCTCGGCGACGGCATCTTctccgccgacggcgagtCGTGGCGCCGACAGCGAACCAAGGCGCAGCTGCTCATGTCGAGCCCCCGTTTCCGGGAGTTCGTGTCCCGGTACAGCCGCGCCAAGGTGGAGAGGGCGCTGCTCCCGCTGCTCGCCCACTTCGCGGGGACAGGGGAGGCGTGCAACCTGCAGGACGTGTTCTTGAGGCTGACGTTTgacacgacgacgacgctggTGTTCGGCGTCGACCCCGGCAGCGTCGCGGTCGGCTTGCCGGAGGTGCCGTTCGCGCGCGCCATGGACGACGCGATGAGCGTGCTCCTCTTACGGCACATCATCCCGCTGTCGTGGTGGAAGCTGGCGAGGCGGCTTGGGATCGGATACGAGCGGAAGATGCCGGTGGCGTGGCGCACCATGGACCGGTTCGTCGCCGACACGATCGCCAAGCGGCGGGCGGAGAAAGCCAAAACCGGGATCGACGCCTCCGCTGACCTGCTCTCATCCtacatcgacgacgacgacgaggacgctGGTACGGTGGACGCCTTCCTCCGCGACACGACCGTGAACCTCATGCTCGCCGGCCGCGACACGACGGGCTCTGCGCTGTCATGGTTCTTCTACCTCCTAACCAAGAACCCGCTCGTGCTGCGCAAACTCCTACAAGAGCTCGACTCCATCAAGAGCAGCACCACCCCGGACGGCATGGTGGTCTTCGACCCGGACGAGGTTGGACGGCTCGTGTACCTGCACGCCGCCCTGTGCGACTCACTCAGGCTGTACCCGCCGGTGCCAATGGAACACAAgggccccgtcgccgccgacgtgctgccgagcggcgacgaggtgCTCCCGGGGGACAAGATCGTGGTGTCGCTGTACGCGATGGGGAGGATGGAGTCGGTGTGGGGCAGCGACTGCTCGGAGTTCAAGCCGGAGCGGTGGATCTCCGACGACGGCAAGAAGCTGCGGTACGTGCCGTCCTACAAGTTCATGTCCTTCAACTCGGGGCCCCGTACCTGCCTCGGCAAGGACATGGCGTTCGTGCAGCTCAagaccgcggcggccgccgtgaTGAAGAACTTCGAGGTGGAGGCCGTGCCGGGGCACGTCGTGGAGCCCAAGCTCTCCATCATACTCCACATGAAGAATGGATTCATGGTGAGGGTGAAGCGAAGGCAGGCGGATCGCTAG
- the LOC102704322 gene encoding noroxomaritidine synthase-like — translation MDMLLCFVEIFSILCCCIIYYYHLQSKKTSASEPTEWPVLGHLFGMFANIHRFHDWATDVLAGAWYNFEARAGLTGVRFFITCDPSNVRHIFTSNFANYPKGDEFAEIFDVLGNGIFNADGESWRSQRAKAQMLMAGSRFRAFAARCSRDKAERSLLPLLAQAADAGARCDLHDLFLRLTFDVTCILVFGVDTGCLSAGLPVIPFARAMDDVLETLFIRHIMPISCWKVMNRLEVGTEKKMAVARRTIDKFVAETIGKRRADMLREGTSNSDDLLSSFISDDDTSNDDETDEFLRDTTVNLLLAGRDTTGAALSWFFYIVSKNPRVEQKLVEELAPIASRKKDGGGDGGMVIFDAGELKDLVYLHAALCECLRLYPSVPFEHKAVVADDVLPSGHEMKAGDKVLVFSYSMGRMEGVWGKDCTEFLPERWITSEGKLRYEPSYKFISFNAGPRTCLGKELAFVQLKTVAAAVLWNFAVAVVPGHVVEPKLSIILHMKNGLAVTVKRRAGHGQHHG, via the coding sequence ATGGATATGCTTCTCTGTTTCGTGGAGATCTTCTCCATCCTTTGCTGCTGCATCATCTACTACTACCACCTCCAGTCCAAGAAAACGAGCGCTTCGGAGCCGACCGAATGGCCCGTGCTGGGTCATCTCTTCGGGATGTTCGCCAACATCCACCGCTTCCACGACTGGGCCACCgacgtcctcgccggcgcatGGTACAACTTCGAAGCTCGCGCAGGGCTCACCGGCGTGCGGTTCTTCATCACCTGCGACCCGTCCAACGTGCGCCACATCTTCACGTCCAACTTCGCCAACTACCCCAAGGGCGACGAGTTCGCCGAGATCTTCGACGTCCTTGGCAACGGCATCTTCAACGCCGACGGCGAGTCGTGGCGCAGCCAGAGGGCGAAGGCCCAGATGCTCATGGCGGGCTCCCGGTTCCGCGCCTTCGCCGCGCGGTGCAGCCGCGACAAGGCGGAGAGGAGCCTcctgccgctgctcgcgcagGCGGCCGACGCAGGCGCGCGCTGCGACCTGCACGACCTGTTCTTGCGGCTGACCTTCGACGTGACCTGCATCCTCGTCTTCGGCGTGGACACCGGCTGCCTGTCGGCCGGCCTGCCGGTGATCCCCTTCGCGCGCGCCATGGATGACGTGCTGGAGACGCTCTTCATCCGGCACATCATGCCGATCTCGTGCTGGAAGGTCATGAACCGGTTGGAGGTCGGAACGGAGAAGAAGATGGCCGTCGCTCGGAGGACGATCGACAAGTTCGTCGCCGAGACCATCGGGAAGCGCAGGGCCGACATGCTCCGAGAAGGAACCAGTAACTCGGACGACTTGCTATCATCCTTCAtcagcgacgacgacacgaGCAACGACGACGAGACCGATGAGTTCCTGCGTGACACGACGGTgaacctcctcctcgccggccgcgacACGACGGGCGCGGCGCTGTCGTGGTTCTTCTACATCGTCTCCAAGAACCCGCGCGTGGAGCAGAAGCTCGTAGAGGAGCTGGCGCCAATCGCTTCCCGGAagaaggacggcggcggcgacggcggcatggTGATattcgacgccggcgagctcaAGGACCTGGTGTACCTGCACGCGGCGCTGTGCGAGTGCCTGAGGCTGTACCCGTCCGTGCCGTTCGAGCACAAggcggtggtcgccgacgACGTGCTCCCGAGCGGGCACGAGATGAAGGCCGGCGACAAGGTACTGGTGTTCTCCTACTCCATGGGCAGGATGGAAGGCGTGTGGGGCAAGGACTGCACGGAGTTCCTGCCGGAGAGGTGGATCACCAGCGAAGGGAAGCTGCGGTACGAGCCGTCCTACAAGTTCATCTCCTTCAACGCCGGCCCGAGAACGTGCCTCGGCAAGGAGCTGGCGTTCGTGCAGCTCAAGACCGTGGCGGCCGCCGTGCTGTGGAACTTCGCCGTGGCGGTGGTGCCGGGGCACGTCGTCGAGCCGAAGCTGTCCATCATCCTGCACATGAAGAATGGGCTCGCCGTCACGGTCAAGAGGAGGGCCGGCCATGGCCAGCACCATGGATAG
- the LOC102721343 gene encoding noroxomaritidine synthase-like, whose translation MDLFNLLFVLQLLLSAACVLVVCYRYHRLKSMKKCSLGVVQWPIVGVLPAIVANMHRLLDGVTFLLASSQLNFQCRFWLAGFRFFVTCDPDNVRHIFTSNFDNYPKGDVFAEMFDVLGGGIFNTDGERWRRQRNKAQMLMTTPRFRAFVARSSLDKVEKGLLPFLAHVADAGRTCDLQDVFTRWSLDATCHLVFGVDPGCLDVGLPEVPFARAMDDALRTIFLRHTMPVSCWKTMRWLGIGHEKRNAEARRTIESFVASAIEKHRADDGRCRQGGDKLPVADLLSSFLCDDEIAAGSADSDSDVHIRDMAMNLLVAGRDTTSSALSWFFYLVSTNPRVEQKLLQELAPIASRKLQPQQGRLFPGSNGGMVTFDASEVRNLLYLHAALCEAMRLYPPVPLEHKAAVAADVLPSGHEVMAGDKVLVFYYSMGRMKRVWGKDCREFRPERWITEDGKLRYVPSNKFVAFNSGPRTCLGKEMALVQMKVTAAAMAWNFAVEVVPGHVVEPRLSIILHMKNGLLVRVKRREPVMNS comes from the coding sequence ATGGATTTGTTCAATTTGCTCTTCGTCTTGCAGCTTCTCCTGTCAGCAGCGTGCGTGCTCGTTGTCTGCTACCGTTACCATCGCCTGAAATCCATGAAAAAATGTAGCTTAGGGGTTGTCCAGTGGCCTATCGTCGGCGTGCTCCCGGCCATCGTCGCCAACATGCACCGGCTCCTCGACGGCGTGACCTTCCTGCTGGCCTCGTCGCAGCTCAACTTCCAGTGCCGCTTCTGGCTCGCCGGATTCCGGTTCTTCGTCACCTGCGACCCGGACAACGTGCGCCACATCTTCACGTCCAACTTCGACAACTACCCCAAGGGCGACGTGTTCGCGGAGATGTTCGacgtcctcggcggcggcatcttcaacaccgacggcgagcggtggcggcggcagcggaacAAGGCCCAGATGCTCATGACCACGCCGCGGTTCCGCGCCTTCGTGGCGCGCTCCAGCCTCGACAAGGTGGAGAAGGGCCTCCTGCCGTTCCTCGCccacgtcgccgacgccgggaGGACGTGCGACCTGCAGGACGTGTTCACGCGGTGGTCGCTCGACGCGACGTGCCACCTGGTGTTCGGCGTCGACCCGGGATGCCTGGACGTCGGCTTGCCGGAGGTCCCGTTCGCGCGGGCGATGGACGACGCGTTGCGGACGATCTTTCTCCGCCACACCATGCCGGTGTCGTGCTGGAAGACGATGAGATGGCTAGGGATAGGGCACGAGAAGAGGAACGCCGAGGCGCGGCGGACGATCGAGAGCTTCGTCGCTTCGGCCATCGAGAAACACCGAGCCGACGACGGCAGGTGCAGGCAAGGAGGCGACAAGCTGCcggtcgccgacttgctgtcGTCCTTCCTCTGCGACGACGAGATCGCGGCGGGCAGCGCCGACTCCGACTCCGACGTGCACATCAGGGACATGGCGATGaacctcctcgtcgccggccgcgacaCCACCAGCTCGGCGCTCTCGTGGTTCTTCTACCTCGTCTCCACGAACCCGCGCGTCGAGCAGAAGCTCCTGCAAGAACTGGCCCCCATTGCTTCCCGCAAGCTGCAGCCGCAGCAGGGGCGGCTCTTCCCGGGCAGCAACGGCGGCATGGTGACGTTCGACGCGAGCGAGGTGAGGAACCTCCTGTACCTCCACGCGGCCCTGTGCGAGGCCATGAGGCTGTACCCGCCGGTGCCCCTGGAGCACAAGgcggcggtcgccgccgacgtgctgcCGAGCGGGCACGAGGTGATGGCCGGCGACAAGGTGCTGGTGTTCTACTACTCCATGGGGAGGATGAAGCGGGTGTGGGGCAAGGACTGCAGGGAGTTCAGGCCGGAGCGGTGGATCACGGAGGACGGCAAGCTGCGGTACGTGCCGTCGAACAAGTTCGTCGCCTTCAACTCCGGCCCGAGGACGTGCCTCGGCAAGGAGATGGCGCTGGTGCAGATgaaggtgacggcggcggccatggcgtggAACTTCGCCGTGGAGGTGGTGCCGGGGCACGTCGTGGAGCCGAGGCTGTCCATCATCCTCCACATGAAGAATGGCCTCTTGGTCAGGGTCAAGAGAAGAGAGCCAGTGATGAACAGCTAA